The genomic stretch GGTAGGGTCAAGCAGCTGGAAGAGCCCCGAACATcacgtggtgtccggtgcattctcggcggcccttgaaaatccagaGGACCGAgttgccgctcacgcccggtcgtactcataaccgcatcaggtctccaaggtgaacagcctctggtcgatggaacaatgtaggcaagggaagtcgaaAATCTGATCCATCATTTCAGGAAAAGGATTGCTCTGAGGGCGGGCTTGGGGTCCAGTTCAAACCCGTCGACTGTTAGcaggctgcttgagctgctaccgtggcgagagcggacggCCTCGTGTCGGCCTGGGGACAGACTGGAACagctctttcgggatctttccccgggcgttgaacagccaactcagaacgggtacagacaaggggaatccgattTAATTTAAACAAAGCCTTGCGATgatccctgcggatgctaaacgcaatgtgatttctgcccaagTGCTCTGAATGTGAAAGTGAAgaaaattcaaccaagcgcgggtaaacggcagGAGTATCTATGACTCTCTTAGGGTaaccaaatgcctcgtcatctaattagtgatgcgcatgaatggattaacgagattccaactgtccctgtctactatccagcgaaaccacaacCAAGGGAatgggcttggcagaatcagcggggaaagaggACCCTGtggagcttgactctagtccgactttgtgaaatgacttgagaggtgtagaataagtgggagctccagCGCAAgggaaataccactacttttaatgttattttacttactccgtgaatcagAGGTGGGGTaacttttagacccaagactcgcttcggcgggtcaatcCCGGCGGAgtacattgtcaggtggggagtgaTGTGCCCCAGTCTATGGACCAGACCGATCAGAACGTTCCGGACGTCCCAGCTGAGGTTCATCCTACCGATCAGATCAGACAGATCCACAGAGCCGTCTATCGGCTCAACCCGCGAACGTCCGGATTGGATCTTCGTCCAGATCCTCGACCAGATGCTCGATCTGACCAAACTGAAGCCCGTCCCTCCCGGCCAACTCGACAAGCCAAGACTGATGGCCAAGACaaacttgacttggatcatgccagacttgagaaggatcatgccagacttgagaatgatcatgccagacttgtgaaagatcatgccagacttgagaaagatcatgccagacttgacttggatcatgaggtttcacacaatgatcgagacttctctcTTTTAGCTCGATTGGCTCGTACCGCATGTACCGACGACCGTGATGATGATCTCTCTACCTTGTTTGATCCGATCATGGACTTTTCCTTTGGAAATTTctctaaggcaaggatccttaAGCTATCAGAAGACTTGGGTTTTGTTGGAACGTAACTTGTCCGATCAGAACGCCCCGCGGCCTTAGCAGAACATCTCGCGGCCCTTTCTGAACGTCCCGCCAATGTGACTGTCCTTACCGCCTTGGACTTAGCCGGTTCAGATGCATCTTGAtggaagccgatcagtcacattaATTAAGTCTTCTCTTTATTTCTGTGTAAagactagatctagatctagatctacttttcatttaattcctagatctacaaaactctgtaagtatgaaactctttcattttaataaatcagaaatcgtttttgtctaaagtttaagttaaactctttgttctttgtttaagAACTTGTCTTGTTCCTTGGTTAGTCATATCTAAGTAAACACTTCCTCAAATCATatgtcttgtgagtcatatcaagcaacaacgagagatccttcacttggtggtcttgtgggtcatatcaagcaccatttggagtcgggaatatcgaaggcctttccgcaaccttcgtgcgacccttcaatccatccagttctccatccggagttcatatccaaatctgatccattcgagtgagccgatcttagggtccttcaagtggtatcagagccgctcttttggtatcttctaaatcattcatctttctcatcttccatttcttcATAAACACTCTTCATCTATCTATCTTGAATCCGGGCCGCTCATTACCATCctatatctataaaaaaaaagaaaagaaagatctatctattaaaaaaaataaaaaattcgaaaagtttgatttgtggattggtggtggaagagaaagcctgctggctgaggagaaatccagcctttgaggtggttaaaacggattcccaaaaccaaaaatctcttatcttcttTCTTTAAAAATTCCCTTGTGGTTGCTTGGATTTTGTCCACTGAGTTTCTTTGATTAGTTCTTCTTAGAACTTTGAGTGAAAACTTGTTGTGTGACCATCCAAATTCTAagagaaacacgtgtgtgggtgaggatcaaacacttgagagagtgaggATTTTTATCTAACGTTTTGTGTTTAAGAAATTTCAGGAACCATGAGTAGCGATGATGAACGGAACCGTCCCGGAAACTCAGTTGCCGGATTGTCTAACCTTCAAATGCGTGCTTTgaatgattctatgtctaacATGTTGAACGTAGGTTTAGATCAGATCCATCAGAGGCTTGATGAGAACCAGGCCAGCCAAGCTCCTTCTAGAGCCGGAGCAAGAAGAGACCGTCTGCGTAGGAACACTCGGTCCGACGATTAGATCCGAGAGGAGGATGATCAAGAGGACGAGGCCAGATCAGCATACCGTCCAAGAAGAGGTCCTAGAACCCGAGATCcaggtgatgtcaatccttttgCTAGAAATGAACGTACTAATGATAGCCTAAGTGGATTGAAACTAAAAATCCAACCTTTTGAGGGTAAAAATGATCCTGATGTTTTTCTTGAATGGGAGAGAAAAATTGAATATGTCTTTGATTGTCAAAACTTTTCTGAACTTAAGAAAGTTAGACTAGCTGTTACTGAATTctctggctatgctattaattGGTATGATCAAGTTGTGACCCTTAAGAGGAGAACAGGTGAGAGACCGATTGAGACATGGGATGAGTTTTCCATGCTGATGAGGAGACGATTTGTTCCTGCTCATTATCACCGAGACCTCCACCAGAAACTCAGACGCTTGCTTCAAGGCACGAAGTCTGTGGAAGACTTGGAAACTTTGATGATCAAGGCTGATGTAGACGAGCCCATGGACGCCACTATGGCTAGGTTCCTCTCTGGCCTTAACCGAGACATCCAAGACCGTATGGAGCTTCAAGAGTATGGTAGTGTGgaacagatgctacacaaggcCATCTTGATCGAGCAACAAGTTAAGAGGAAGAATTTCTCAAATCCGGCCATTACCTCTAAACCGGCCTACTCTCCTAGATCGGCTTTTGCTCCTAAGCTAAGCTACCAAGACAAAGGTAAGTCTTCTTACACAACACATAATGCTTTTAAAACTGATGTCCCCGCTCGTGATGACAAAGGAAAGGCAGTTGATACTTCTGGCCGAGCAAGAGACATTaggtgtttcaaatgtcaaggtCTAGGACATTTTGCCAAAAACTGTCCCAACCAACGAGTGATGATTCTTACGGAGAATGGAGAAGTTGAATCTGAGGATGAGCAGGAGAACAAAGAATATCTtggtcctatctttgatgaagAGGACGAGTCCTTTGGATATCCGCATCACGGACCACTACTCGTTGCTAGGAAAGGCATGGTCGAGTCTATTTTTGATGAGACGGACGGCCGCTTGGTCGATGGTTCCGACCCAGCCTTTGATGATGAGTCCGACCCAATCTATGATGAGGAGCCTTGCCTTGACTATCCAGCTCATGGTCCTCTACTTGTCACAAGAAGAACTCTGAGTGTCCAACCCAAAAACAATGAaaaggaacaaagggagaatctctttcattctCGATGCTTAGTTTCTGAAAAGGTTTGCTTTTGATTATTGATGGTGGGAGTTGTACTAATGTTGCTAGTGACACATTTGTCAAGAAACTAGGACTTGCTACTCGGCCTCTCTGTCGTCCTTTCAGGATGGAATGGCTAAACGAGGCTGGAGAACGGTATGTGAAAGAGCAAGTCACTGTCCCTATTACCATTGGCAGATATGAGGACGAGGTCGTTTGCAACGTTCTTCCTATGGATGCATGCAACATTCTCTTGGGCCGGCCATGGCAATTTGATAAGAGAGCCGTGCATGATGACTTCACAAACCGACACTCCTTTGATCATAAAGGGAAGAAGATCACGCTTGTTCCTTTGACACCTTTTGGAGGTTCATCAAGATCAGATCCAGCTCAAGAAGAACCGTGACAAGGAAACCAAGCCAGATGAACCTGAATCATCCTAACGGAACTCCAATTTCTATATCAAACAAAGTCAGGTCAAGAGATCTCTTTACTCCCAAAAGCCATTTCTTTTACTTGTGTACAAAGAATCTcttatgtcttcttcttctgaccTTGCACCAGAGATTCCGAGTGAACTTTTAGATGTTTTGCAGAAGTATTCTGATGTTTTTCCAGATGAGAATCCTAAGGGATTACCTCCAGTACGAGGCATTGAGCTTCAGATCGACCTTGTTCCAGGCGCGTCTCTACCAAACCGGCCAGCTTACCGTACCAGTCCGGTAGAGACCAAGGAACTTCAGAAACAGATTGGTGACCTTCTTGAGAAAGGCTACATCCGGGAAAGGCTCAGTCCTTGTGCCGTTCCTGTCCTTCTCGTGCCCGAAAAGGATGGTTcttggcgcatgtgtgtggtgtgccatcaacaacatcacagTAAAGTATAGGCATCCCATCCCTAGGCTAGACGACATGCTTGATGAGTTGCATGGatcatgtgtcttttctaaaatttatttgaaaagtggctatcaccagattaggatgaaggaaggtgatgagtggaaaaccgcaTTTAAAACCAAGttaggattgtatgaatggcttgttatgccatttggtcttactaatgcacctagcactttcatgcgtttaatgaatcatgtcttgaggttATTCATAGGTCATTTTGTTGTTGtctactttgatgacattcttGTCTATAGCAAAAACCTTGAAGATCATAAGATGCATCTcaaatctgttcttgaagttCTTAGGAAAGAAAAACTCTTTACAAATCTTGGTAAATGCTCTTTTGGAACAGATCACGTGGTGttcttaggttttgttgtaggttcTGATGGACTTAGAGTGGACGAGGAGAAAATCAAAGCCATCCGAGACTGGCCGAGTCCTTCGACCATGGGCGAGGTAAGAAGCTTTCATGGTCTGGCCGGTTTTTATAGACGGTTTGTTCCGGACTTCAGTTCCATTGCTGCTCCTCTGACTGaagtgatcaagaagaacgtCGGTTTCAAATGGGAACAAGCCCAAGAAAAAGCTTTTCAGATGTTAAAAGTGAAGTTGACTCATGCTCCTTTACTtgtacttcctgatttttctaaaacttttgagattgaatgtgatgcttccgGAGTTGGGATTGGTGCTGTCTTGATGCAGGATAGGAAACCcattgcttacttcagtgagaagcttggaggcgccaCACTCAACTACCCCACATATGACCAGGAGCTATATGCTTTGGTGAGAGCTCGCCAAACGTGGCaacactatctttggcctaagggGTTTGTTATCCACACGGACCACCAGTCCTTGAGACATCTTAAGGGTCAACATAAGCTGAACAAGAGACACGCACGTtaggttgagttcattgagacatttccttatgttatCAAGTACaagcaaggtaaggaaaatgttgtggctgatgctttttctcgaaggtatactcttctttCAGCCCTTGAAACTAAACTACTTGGTTATGAATTTATCAAAGACTTGTATGTGACTGATCCGGATTTCAAAGCAATATTTCAGAAATGTTCCAAAGTGCCTTATGGAAAATACTATCAAAATTCTGGATTTTTGTTCTTTGATAACCGCTTGTGTGTGCCCAAATGTTCTTTGACGGAGTTGTTtcttagggaatctcatggaggaggtcttatgggacactttggagTCAAGAAGACATACAAGACGGTTTATGATCACTTCTACTCGCCAAGCTTGATGAAGGACGTTGAGAGGATTTGTGGCCGATGTGTGATCTGCAAGAAATCCAAAACCAAGACATCTAATCACGGTTTGTATTCGGCTCTACCcattccttctcatccttgggtagatatttctatggattttTTTCTTGGTTTGCCTAGGACTAAAACTGGCCGAgactctatctttgtggttgttgataggttttcaaaaatggctcatttcattccATGTCATAAAACTAATGATGATGTGCAAGTTGCTGAATTGTTCTTTAGGGAaattgttagattgcatggtatgcctaagaccattgtctctgatcgtgatgctaagttccttagccatttttggaaaactttgtgGTCTAAATTAGGAACCAGATTGATGTTCTCTACAACTTGTCACCCATAAACTGATGGCCAAACTGAAGTAGTGAATAGAACTTTGTCTGCATTGCTTAGATCATTGGTTAAGAAAAACCTTAAGCATTGGGAAGAATGTTTGCCTCATGTTGAGTTTGCTTGTAACAATGCTATGCATTCTGCTACTAAGTTCTCTCCTTTTGAAGTCGTTTATGGCTTTAATCCCttatctccacttgatcttttgcctttgcctttgagtgaaagagttagAACAGATGGCAAAAGGAAAGCAGACACTATCAAGAAGTTACATGAGCAGGTTCACTCAAACATTGCAGCCAAAACCGAAGGGTACAAAAGATATGCCAACAGGAAGAGAAAGGAGGTCATCTTTGAGGAGGGTGATCTTAtttgggttcacttgaggaagGAACGGTTTCCAgaagaaagaaagtctaaaCTTATGCCTCGGGTCGATGGTCCATTTCAGATCCTTAGaaagatcaatgacaatgcctatcAACTTGATttgcaaggtaagtatgatattTCTTCATGCTTTAATGTGTCTGatctttctccttttcttgtagatgatccagatttgtggacaaatgcttttgaagaaggagggaatgatgtgccccagTCTATGGGCCAGACCAATCAGAACGTTCCAGACGTCCCAGCTGAGGTTCATCCtaccaatcagatcagacagatCCAAAGGGCCGTCTATCGGCTCGACCCGTGAACGTCCGGATTGGAGCTTCGTCCAGATCCTCGACCAGATGCTCAAACTGACCGAAATGATGCCCATCCCTCCTGGCCAACTCGACAAGCCAAGACTGATGGCCAAGctagacttgacttggatcatgccagacttgagaaggatcatgccagacttgagaatgatcatgccagacttgagaaagatcatgccagacttgacttggatcatgaggtttcacacaatgatcgagacttctctcTTTTAGCTCGATTGGCTCGTACCGCATGTACCGACGACCGTGCTGATGATCTCTCTACCTTGTTTGTCCGATCATGGACTTTTCCTTTGGAAATATctctaaggcaaggatccttaagctatcaaaagggtaaaagctcatttgattctgattttcagtacgaatacgaaccacGAAAgagtggcctatcgatcctttagaccttcggaatttgtggcagccaagcattcatagcgacgttgctttttgatccttcgatatcggctcttcctatcattgtgaagcagaattcaccaagtgttggattgttcacccaccaatagggaacgtgagctgggtttagaccgtcgtgagacaggttaggtTTACCCTACTTATGCCTGCGTCGCAATACTAATTCAACCTAGAACGAGAGGAActgttgattcgcacaattggtcatcgcacttggttgaaaagccagtggcgcaaagctaccgtgcgctggattatgactgaacgcctctaagtcagaatctgggctagaagcgacgcatgcacccgccgcccgattgccgacccttagtaggagcttcggctcccaaaggcacgtgtcgttggctaagtccgttcggcggaagcgccATTCAGACCGCCTTTGATGTGCTGCAGTCCAtggatcattacatggaaccagctcagcatggagttcacGACGTTCTGAaaatttcaaccgaggttcatgtttttcaccgtgccagacttgacttggatcatgctagacttgagaaagatcatgccagacttgagaaagatcatgccagacttgagaaagatcatctcagacttgagaaagatcatgccagacttgacttggatcatgaggtttcaaAAAATGATCAAGACTTCTCTTTTTTGCTCGATTGGCCCATACTGCACGTACCGGCGACCGTACTGATGGACTGATCGACCAttttgatcagttcatgcactttgatcagccaaatcttactaaggcaaggatccttcGCCTTTCTGAAGACATAGGACGCACTTGGTCCAGTCTGGTTCATGATCCGGACATGGTGGCTCATACGGACAGTCCCACATCCGTCCTTCTCTTTACCGCAGTccatgcttcaggatacaatgaacccggacagaagccgatcagtcacatttAATAATGAGAAAATTACTAGAATGTTACACATTTTATGGTTTATTACTAGAATGTTGTATATCTTTGTTTTATTACTAGAATGTTTTCTCTTTCCTAGTAATTTACAATAAGGggcttttgttatgttttattttctgaaacTAATTTTAAAGATCAAAGCCACATCAGTTATTTAAAATCCACATCACATCAGttattttttgaaaccaaaccgtCTCTATCACTATCACTATCATACATACggttttgtcaaaaaaagaaaagaaaagaacacGAAGAACTGTGTTGTGTCGAAGAAGGAACCGCAAACCGAAATCCTCTCACCCTTCGAAACCCTCGTCGACATTGTTCTTTACTTCTTCGAACTCTCTCTAACTCTCTGTCGTTGAACTCTCTATAACTCTCTGTCGTTGAACTCTGTCTCGTCGGAGTTTTTAGAAACCGTCGTCTGTACGAAATCGCCTTCACCGCATTCTCATCAACGAGTTCATCTTTTCCGGTAAGATGTCGCGacgttatatattgtattttggtTGAGTTTGTGGGTCAGTTATATATTGAGGCTGTGATATGGGTGTGTCGAGGATTTTGTTGTGTCTGAGTTAGGGTTATGTTGCGGCTGAGATATGTGATTGTCTAGGCTTTTGTTGTGTCTGAATTAGGGCTTTTTGTTGTGGCTGAGTTATGGTTATGTTATAACTgagtaattattatgttatggctgagttatggttattttataactgagtaattattatgttatggctgagttatatatatgacctaatatattttaatattatgatatgGCTGTGTTATTTTTATGTTGTGGCTGATTTATTGTTGTGTTATATGATCAGATGGATGTTAGTCAAGTCGAACCACGTGATTACCCTCCAAGACTTTACCCTTCTAACCTAGAAGGTAAAGATATCAATCATAATTTCCGTGCAGGACATTTCCCCCACATTAAAGAAACAATAGGACTCGATGTGTGGGAAGAACTGGTGAACTCTCCCATTGGAGTAGTTGCTAGGCTACTTTCACGCGAAAGCATTTGGTCTGGTAGGACCGTACACTATCTGCTATGTAGACAGCTGCGAGTGCATAAAAAGGAGATATGGTCTCTACTGGAGATGTTTCCCTGGATGTTGAATGAGCTTATTCTTGCCGATCTCCGAAAGCATTCTAGGAAGAGGTTCGCATTCAGACGGAGGAGCAAAAGATACATTCCACAAAACAACATCATAGGTGATTGTGGGGTTTATTCGTTGAAGTTTGTGGAGTGTCTAGCGCTTGGTGTGTCTTTTTATGGCATAAACGATAGTAATATTCAAGGGTTACGGGTGAAGATGGCAGCAGATATCCTCGAGGAAGGAGGAAATGTTGGAATGAACAAGTTGTTGTCAAAATGAAACTGTGTTTGTTTGTGAACCTGTGTTTGTTGTTATGTTAACTATTTGACTTTGGATAACTGCTGTAATAACTCAGTCATATCGATTAGTAATACTCAGCCAGTACTTATTGATAACTCAGTCATACCTCAAACATACCCTAGaaccaaaataattaataatttttcattcgaatgttatatataaagtccaattatcaaaataattaataataactcaATGTGTGAGCATGATCTTTGTTGACTATACGAGTTTGGAATCGATTATAATCTTGAGGTATATGTTGTCTCTTACGAGTACCTAAAACTCTAGGCAGTGATATGAGGTGTGAGCATGATTCAAAACACGTAAACTGTTATTGTgttatttattatgaatttgtgaTATTTATCATATCTTGTGGTTCGTACATCATAAATCATAACCCTAAACAATCTTATTCGGAACCCAAACCCTAAAtaactaaaccctataccctaaacggCAAACAACAAATCAGCCGTAAAGGTCTTAATAACTCAGCATGTTAGTGTAAGTTAATATTTACATATGGCGcgaaaattttagatattttatctcGCGACCTTTAATGTTCTATACTTCCCCTATATATAGCCCCCTTCTCTTGCACTTTCTCGCCTTATCTCACTAGAAAACCTAAACAATATCTCTATATCGCCTTACAAAGTTATGATTGTTCCTGGTTATTCAGAAAGGTTAGAGAACAGAGTCAATGAGATACTAAACTCTGAAAATCGTGAAAACCTTCCCGTTCTATACCCTGGCCCGGGTTTCTTGCTTGACAGCGTAATCTGGTTTAAATTTCTAAGCGATCTCTCCCTGGCCATCCCGTCGATTTTAGCAGAAGGATGGGTTCATGATTGGCCGACATGGCGCGCCATTCCCGATCATTTTAAGGAACGCTGGTTTCTTCAACTCGCTGTAAGGACAACATCTTTGAATTGTTTTTGATATTAGACATAATAACAGCACTTACATTTGGAAATTggttttttgttgtagcgcaaACGCACGTGGGCACGAAGATATAATTTTCAAGTTTGGACAAATTTTAATCTGGTGGCCAGAACGGTGTTTCGTTGTCAGATGCGCCTCTTGAAGAGGAGGTGGGCACATGGGGGTGAGAAGCCTGCGTGGATGCTAACTAGAGTTTGGCGTGATCTTGTCCACATGTTTGAAGAATTTGGTCCTGATAATTTTGGTTTTAGTAAttgatttgttgtttttgtttgtattcaGCCGTCAAGTTTttataaagttgtttaactcagacgttaagtttctataaagttgtttaactcagccaTTAAGTTTCTattaagttgtttaactcagccgtttagtttctataaagttgtttaactcagccgttaaggttttataaagttgtttaactcagccggAATTGTTTGCGTCAAACGTCAGTGTTTCAGTTAATTAACTCAGCCGTAATACGAATTAAGATACTAATAACTCAGCCttatattgtaaaaatacaaagcCAAAGTTAACGCTATTTTCCATGTATTATTATGGTCGCCATTACTTAATCGAGACCAGTATTAGAGTCCTTTATTCTCTTATTATTATACGTGCGAGAAATTCCATCGTCATTGAgaatatcgagactcattattatGGCCGTCATTACATTATCGAGACTACTATTATTAGAGACCTTTATTCTGTTATTATTATGTGCATGAGAAATTTCGTTTGCATTGAgaatatcgagactcattattatACGGCTGGCACGCATGTATCGGATTATTTACATAATCGaggtattgttatttttaatgtaactCAGTCAATACATCTACGTTAACTCAGCCAAAATATAGACGCTAACACAGCCGTAATACGAATTCAACTTAAgtgtttgataaaataataaagaacctTTCGTATTTCTTGATTTGATTGAGTATTCGTCATAATTAAAG from Brassica rapa cultivar Chiifu-401-42 unplaced genomic scaffold, CAAS_Brap_v3.01 Scaffold0564, whole genome shotgun sequence encodes the following:
- the LOC117130573 gene encoding uncharacterized protein LOC117130573, encoding MSSDDERNRPGNSVAGLSNLQMRALNDSMSNMLNVGLDQIHQRLDENQASQAPSRAGARRDRLRRNTRLSGLKLKIQPFEGKNDPDVFLEWERKIEYVFDCQNFSELKKVRLAVTEFSGYAINWYDQVVTLKRRTGERPIETWDEFSMLMRRRFVPAHYHRDLHQKLRRLLQGTKSVEDLETLMIKADVDEPMDATMARFLSGLNRDIQDRMELQEYGSVEQMLHKAILIEQQVKRKNFSNPAITSKPAYSPRSAFAPKLSYQDKGKSSYTTHNAFKTDVPARDDKGKAVDTSGRARDIRCFKCQGLGHFAKNCPNQRVMILTENGEVESEDEQENKEYLGPIFDEEDESFGYPHHGPLLVARKGMVESIFDETDGRLVDGSDPAFDDESDPIYDEEPCLDYPAHGPLLVTRRTLSVQPKNNEKEQRENLFHSRCLVSEKKLGLATRPLCRPFRMEWLNEAGERYVKEQVTVPITIGRYEDEVVCNVLPMDACNILLGRPWQFDKRAVHDDFTNRHSFDHKGKKITLVPLTPFGGSSRSDPAQEEP